A window of Ignavibacterium sp. contains these coding sequences:
- a CDS encoding glycosyltransferase yields MFSLILLVIIYLTLPLTVLSVSALIEYSVIVALVIFLFILLVRYFAILIMAYLYVNEYTFSEEDTDFSPFVSVIVPVYNEEKVIRDSINSLLNLNYSNYEIIIVNDGSTDNTKSICESLVGLRKGKFSNVKITLINKENAGKATALNTGIAFSKADFVLCMDGDSQLLPDTLKAAVRHFADEKIGAVAGNVKVLNRKKFLTDLQALEYIEGLNMARSAQSFLRLVNIIPGPIGVFRRKALEEAGFYSSDTFAEDADITLKLLSKGWKIYYEPLAVSFTQAPATLQQLLKQRYRWTRGILQSVRKHKRFLFNPTLNFGYSFVLWTMFYEALVWPVMNIAANAFFITAALVFGFSNLLFFWWAGLALLDMITALYCIAVEKEEFRLIWYAVLYRMVFILIIDICKTMSTIEEFLGIRMTWGKLERQTNTIVAPISGN; encoded by the coding sequence TTGTTTTCCTTAATTCTTCTTGTAATTATTTATCTGACATTACCACTTACAGTTCTTTCGGTTAGCGCTCTGATTGAATACTCAGTTATTGTTGCACTGGTAATTTTCCTTTTCATTCTTCTTGTGAGATATTTTGCCATTCTCATTATGGCTTATCTCTATGTAAATGAATATACTTTTTCTGAAGAAGATACTGACTTTAGTCCTTTTGTTTCAGTTATAGTTCCGGTTTATAACGAAGAAAAAGTTATTCGTGATTCAATAAACTCACTTTTAAATCTTAATTATTCAAATTATGAAATTATCATAGTTAATGATGGCTCTACCGATAACACAAAATCAATTTGCGAAAGTCTTGTCGGATTAAGGAAAGGGAAATTCTCTAATGTTAAAATAACTTTGATAAATAAAGAGAATGCAGGTAAAGCGACAGCGCTTAATACAGGAATTGCTTTTTCAAAAGCTGATTTTGTTCTGTGTATGGATGGTGATTCACAATTGCTGCCTGATACACTTAAAGCTGCGGTAAGACATTTTGCCGATGAAAAAATTGGTGCAGTTGCCGGAAATGTTAAAGTGCTTAATCGTAAAAAGTTTCTGACAGATCTTCAGGCACTTGAATACATTGAAGGATTAAATATGGCAAGAAGTGCCCAGAGTTTTTTGAGATTGGTGAACATTATTCCGGGTCCAATTGGAGTATTCAGAAGAAAAGCACTTGAAGAAGCAGGATTTTATTCAAGCGATACTTTTGCTGAAGATGCTGATATTACTCTTAAACTTTTATCCAAAGGTTGGAAAATCTATTATGAACCTTTGGCAGTATCATTCACCCAAGCTCCAGCAACACTTCAGCAGTTGTTGAAACAAAGATACAGATGGACAAGAGGCATACTTCAATCTGTTCGAAAACATAAAAGATTTTTATTTAATCCGACATTAAACTTTGGATATTCATTTGTTTTATGGACAATGTTTTATGAAGCTCTTGTTTGGCCGGTTATGAATATTGCTGCAAATGCTTTTTTTATAACTGCAGCACTTGTCTTTGGATTTTCGAATTTACTGTTTTTCTGGTGGGCCGGACTTGCTCTACTTGATATGATTACTGCTCTTTATTGTATTGCAGTAGAAAAAGAAGAATTCAGATTAATCTGGTACGCAGTGCTTTACAGAATGGTTTTCATTCTGATTATAGATATATGTAAAACGATGTCGACAATTGAAGAATTCCTCGGTATTCGTATGACCTGGGGAAAATTAGAAAGACAAACAAATACAATAGTTGCTCCTATTTCCGGTAATTAG
- a CDS encoding tetratricopeptide repeat protein, with translation MKIFISIFLFCSLSFVSFSQTDQFKLLSDSKSLISSGRFGEAIELLNRFVAANPQSAEGFNLRGICHEKRGNYEQAVYDYRTAIRIAPDDKEISENLKRAENDWYRLLYNQIEGYKREIAINPAAPKNYLEIGKCYKNLGEWNEAEIWYDIYLEKEKASADEILRYTEILAKNNHITKGEPYLKEYVEKYSDDHRLWSRYGYFLYWLGKSKAAENAFTQALQIRPFFKEALDGLDLVRGKKILYTVNDTTYKFGKGKKEKVYLIDNYLKLLTKNPDNDELRFKLIEEFIKYNRIEEAYQQLGLLKEKYSNDSRFKDLQSNVISKRNDLIDRQIDEIKNTLFNNPYDKNAVLKLAELLSYRNKLDEAVEYLSQFLQLNDDDDVRFTLAKYQLWSSNLCESKNELEVLMQRKYKNPDAELMLAKIYLWLDINLQKAEYLFEKYLSEFPDHKEAVSGLIETKLKLNNYNEAEKILNDKNQLFTFTEIENINKKIKETEKLYRLSKDFKTLEQAREFALNKNYPSAIRKYIEYLNAQPENLQAKLELADVYAANSEFEKSNEIYEQILISKYDYEMDKRRAKNIFWNKNYLLANREFKRLSLKYPDDVETKLFLADSYLFSGEKEKAKSIYYELLNQSPESYILNQRLVWLGDKPSSSGFNFSFQIVPSANYFNDNQDFTYSGQSFLIRTALTDNFVFGGAIHRGGLSSLSEERTLYLVKGMLNLRISEMINTEASFGQIFFNSKEKQFFGEFNLTLNNPDNFSFRGFYKRTDAALELYSPALVDKRFYLNFTGLDLSIYPGMNFIISSRYHLILPEDKNQGHQLVFRFGNKILPRFTVGYEFFYYTYKDFSNFYWSPEDFISHSLWLEWKIFNSSKAYLNIGGKAGIIPENNYVLSEAFTDFNYHFIQNLSFNIYLAGGKTYRKETGGYGSFSVLSSLIFSF, from the coding sequence ATGAAAATTTTTATTTCAATATTCCTCTTTTGCAGTCTGTCTTTTGTTTCCTTTAGTCAGACAGATCAATTCAAATTGCTTAGTGATTCCAAATCTTTAATCAGCTCCGGACGTTTTGGTGAGGCGATTGAATTATTGAACAGATTCGTTGCAGCTAACCCACAATCAGCTGAGGGTTTTAACCTTAGAGGAATTTGTCACGAGAAACGTGGTAATTATGAACAGGCGGTTTATGACTATCGAACCGCAATAAGAATTGCACCTGATGACAAAGAAATTTCCGAAAATCTTAAACGAGCTGAGAATGATTGGTATAGATTGTTGTATAATCAGATTGAAGGTTACAAAAGGGAAATAGCAATAAATCCTGCAGCTCCAAAAAATTATCTGGAAATCGGAAAGTGTTATAAAAATTTAGGTGAATGGAATGAAGCTGAAATCTGGTATGATATCTATCTGGAAAAGGAAAAAGCATCAGCGGATGAAATTCTTCGTTATACAGAAATTCTTGCAAAGAATAATCATATCACAAAAGGTGAACCTTACTTAAAAGAATATGTTGAGAAATATTCTGATGATCATCGCCTTTGGTCAAGATACGGATATTTTCTTTATTGGCTTGGAAAATCTAAAGCAGCAGAAAATGCTTTCACACAGGCATTGCAAATTCGTCCTTTCTTCAAAGAAGCTTTGGATGGTTTGGATTTAGTAAGAGGGAAGAAAATTTTATATACTGTGAACGATACAACTTACAAATTTGGCAAAGGCAAAAAAGAAAAAGTTTATCTGATAGATAATTATTTAAAGTTGCTGACAAAAAATCCTGACAACGATGAATTGAGATTTAAACTGATTGAAGAGTTCATAAAGTATAATAGAATTGAAGAAGCTTACCAGCAGTTAGGACTATTGAAAGAGAAATATTCTAATGACAGTAGATTTAAAGATCTTCAATCAAATGTCATCTCAAAAAGAAATGATTTGATTGATCGGCAAATTGATGAAATAAAAAACACTTTATTTAACAATCCTTACGACAAGAATGCGGTTTTAAAGTTAGCAGAATTACTCAGCTACAGAAATAAACTCGATGAAGCAGTTGAGTATTTGAGTCAGTTTTTGCAATTAAATGATGACGATGATGTTAGGTTCACATTAGCTAAATATCAGCTGTGGAGCTCAAACCTATGTGAGAGTAAGAATGAATTAGAAGTTTTGATGCAAAGAAAATATAAAAATCCTGATGCAGAATTGATGCTAGCTAAAATTTATTTATGGCTTGATATCAATTTGCAAAAAGCGGAATATCTTTTTGAAAAATATTTATCAGAGTTTCCCGATCATAAAGAAGCAGTTTCTGGTTTAATTGAAACAAAATTGAAACTCAACAACTATAATGAGGCAGAAAAAATCCTAAACGATAAGAATCAGCTTTTCACTTTTACCGAGATTGAAAATATTAATAAAAAAATAAAAGAAACGGAAAAATTATATAGACTTTCAAAAGATTTTAAAACACTTGAGCAAGCAAGAGAATTTGCTTTAAATAAAAACTATCCGTCTGCAATCAGAAAATACATTGAGTATCTGAATGCTCAACCGGAAAATCTTCAGGCGAAATTAGAGCTTGCTGATGTATATGCAGCAAATTCAGAATTTGAAAAATCGAATGAGATTTATGAACAAATTCTTATAAGTAAATACGATTACGAAATGGATAAACGTAGGGCTAAAAATATTTTCTGGAATAAAAATTATCTCTTGGCTAATCGGGAATTCAAGCGCCTCTCATTAAAATATCCTGATGATGTTGAGACAAAATTATTCCTCGCCGATTCCTATTTATTCAGTGGTGAAAAAGAAAAAGCAAAATCAATTTATTACGAACTACTTAATCAATCTCCTGAATCATATATACTTAACCAAAGATTAGTCTGGCTTGGAGATAAGCCATCAAGCTCAGGTTTTAATTTTTCATTTCAAATCGTTCCCTCCGCAAACTATTTTAATGATAATCAGGATTTTACTTATTCCGGACAATCTTTCCTGATTAGAACAGCATTAACTGATAATTTTGTATTTGGAGGGGCAATCCACAGAGGTGGTCTTTCTTCACTTAGTGAGGAAAGGACCTTATATCTGGTCAAAGGAATGCTTAATCTCAGAATTTCTGAGATGATTAATACAGAAGCATCCTTTGGCCAAATATTTTTTAATTCTAAAGAGAAACAATTTTTTGGTGAATTCAACTTAACACTAAATAATCCTGATAATTTTTCATTCAGAGGTTTTTATAAAAGAACTGATGCTGCTCTTGAATTATATTCACCTGCATTGGTTGATAAAAGATTTTATCTGAATTTCACAGGATTAGATTTATCAATTTATCCGGGAATGAATTTTATTATTTCTTCACGATATCATTTAATCCTGCCGGAGGATAAAAATCAGGGACATCAATTAGTCTTCAGATTTGGTAATAAAATTCTTCCACGATTTACTGTTGGTTATGAATTCTTTTATTACACTTATAAAGATTTTTCTAACTTCTATTGGTCACCGGAAGATTTTATTTCTCATTCATTATGGCTTGAATGGAAAATATTCAATTCATCAAAAGCTTATTTAAACATTGGTGGTAAAGCTGGAATCATTCCTGAAAATAATTATGTTTTATCTGAAGCTTTTACTGATTTCAACTATCACTTTATTCAGAATTTATCCTTTAATATTTATCTCGCCGGAGGTAAAACATATCGGAAAGAAACAGGCGGTTACGGATCATTTTCTGTTTTGTCATCCTTAATTTTTTCCTTCTGA
- a CDS encoding ATPase domain-containing protein, translating into MKKAVQLFPSGISIIDSAWGGLYRGGTYLLVGERKTGKTLLSIQFAVETAKQKEVCLFFTNTRPKDLMIQAASIDVDLEYYMNQNLIIVVRVAPPPEPAQFGSRDDYLGEYLSDIITVVNQYNPTRLVFDEITPYVEFEDPIKLREIFSNTFEQIEDLGVTSLLAIREPASASTQMIFNILNTYATGVIQLSKKADSNGSTKSGIIDIQPNIGHTEGRFKAHYSIEPYKGITTDFKTPKTKETERIPDKIGNYIPLSEIKTSGEEITIPNFYSLEDFKLILNNQIAMFKTTGQVFTLVSFRLASKENRNSSLTINQLKHIIRISSEKKDKICQVDEKICVLLVKEDPKSISDFINKIKLNLPTDDPAEREQIASDIFFYYLKVSDSFDNADQMLAKMHFEVKDSINSLSS; encoded by the coding sequence ATGAAAAAAGCTGTGCAACTATTTCCTTCTGGAATTTCCATAATTGATAGTGCTTGGGGAGGGCTTTACAGAGGCGGCACTTATTTATTAGTCGGTGAAAGAAAAACAGGCAAAACTCTTTTGAGTATTCAATTTGCAGTTGAGACTGCAAAACAAAAAGAAGTATGTCTGTTCTTTACCAACACCAGACCAAAGGATTTAATGATTCAGGCAGCATCAATTGATGTTGACCTTGAATATTATATGAATCAAAATTTAATAATTGTCGTAAGAGTTGCTCCACCACCAGAGCCAGCTCAGTTTGGAAGCAGAGATGATTATTTGGGAGAATACCTTAGCGATATAATTACAGTTGTAAATCAGTATAATCCAACAAGATTAGTTTTTGATGAAATCACTCCTTATGTTGAATTCGAAGACCCAATTAAACTAAGGGAAATTTTTTCGAACACATTTGAGCAAATTGAAGATCTTGGTGTTACAAGTTTACTTGCCATCAGGGAACCTGCCTCAGCTTCTACTCAGATGATTTTTAACATTCTTAATACTTATGCTACTGGTGTTATTCAGCTTTCTAAAAAAGCAGATTCAAATGGTTCGACCAAAAGTGGAATAATTGATATTCAACCAAACATTGGACATACGGAAGGAAGATTTAAAGCTCATTACTCAATTGAACCTTACAAAGGAATCACAACGGATTTCAAAACTCCCAAAACAAAAGAAACTGAAAGAATTCCAGATAAAATTGGAAATTATATTCCACTATCTGAGATTAAGACTTCGGGAGAAGAAATTACTATACCAAATTTTTATTCTTTGGAAGATTTTAAGCTAATCCTCAACAACCAGATTGCGATGTTTAAGACTACTGGTCAGGTTTTTACACTGGTTTCTTTCAGACTCGCATCAAAGGAAAATAGAAATTCCTCATTAACAATTAATCAACTCAAGCATATCATCAGAATTTCATCAGAGAAGAAAGATAAAATCTGTCAGGTTGATGAAAAGATTTGTGTTCTTCTGGTAAAAGAAGATCCGAAATCAATTTCAGATTTCATTAACAAAATAAAACTTAACCTACCTACTGACGATCCTGCAGAAAGAGAACAAATAGCTTCAGATATTTTCTTTTACTACCTTAAAGTGTCTGATTCATTTGATAACGCTGATCAGATGCTTGCTAAGATGCATTTCGAAGTAAAGGATTCGATAAATTCTCTTTCTTCGTGA
- a CDS encoding glycoside hydrolase family 9 protein, with the protein MRIIRFYFIIVLSLLFHSCNPQSNETLFLRLNQIGFLPADYKTAVIISRKPFEEKIFKIKNSEDETIFVDSIQQLPFKLNSNFNYSALINFSDLNKSGEYFIEFQKVKSYAFRIDENVFNAVRDSLSKFFRVQRCGPTNPLLHNVCHLQDASKVIGYTDSTGIDLTGGWHDAGDYIKFLYTTSFTTYMLLFSYEFAPEKFSFDLDNDSVPDILQEARVGLDFLLRCNFADDAFISQVQDDRDHTAGWRLPDEDAFTYDRPAFVKMNRSQIGLYSAALAIASRIWKERFYDYEFSKKCLNVSKKIFELREKIEDYNDDEKYYKQNEFQSKLALAAIEIFESSKENKYLETALDYGSQIKENNWWSWGDFNALVFYKLAEYDSNFTSRLKSILQFYSSYSNSNLFGEAHPYNWGTTHSFVGVVLSSILFKKLTGSDEFDSLAVINRDFILGRNAWGMSFIYNIGKNFPKRIHHHIAYFNKGYLPGAMVSGPAPDSLLKKFNLFPSKNELTDFNFSAIYSDEFENYITNEPTISSNATALFICGYYSK; encoded by the coding sequence ATGAGAATTATACGATTTTATTTCATCATTGTTTTAAGTCTGCTTTTTCATTCCTGCAATCCTCAATCGAATGAAACATTATTTTTAAGATTAAATCAGATTGGTTTTTTACCGGCTGATTATAAAACTGCAGTGATCATTTCCAGAAAACCATTCGAAGAAAAAATTTTTAAGATAAAGAACTCCGAAGACGAAACAATTTTTGTTGATTCAATTCAACAGCTTCCATTCAAACTAAACTCAAATTTTAACTACTCGGCTTTGATTAATTTTTCAGATTTGAATAAATCAGGCGAGTACTTCATTGAGTTTCAAAAAGTAAAATCTTATGCTTTCAGGATTGATGAAAATGTGTTTAATGCAGTTAGAGATTCGTTGAGCAAATTTTTTCGGGTTCAAAGATGCGGACCAACTAATCCTTTATTACATAATGTATGTCACCTTCAGGATGCTTCCAAAGTTATTGGCTATACTGATTCAACAGGAATCGATTTGACCGGTGGCTGGCATGATGCAGGCGATTATATAAAATTTTTATATACAACTTCCTTCACTACCTATATGCTTCTTTTCAGTTATGAATTCGCTCCGGAAAAATTTTCCTTTGATTTAGATAATGATTCTGTACCTGATATACTTCAGGAAGCAAGAGTTGGTTTGGATTTTTTGCTTCGTTGTAACTTTGCTGATGATGCTTTCATTTCTCAAGTTCAGGATGACAGAGACCACACAGCCGGTTGGCGACTACCGGATGAAGATGCTTTTACATATGATCGTCCGGCTTTTGTAAAAATGAATCGAAGTCAAATTGGACTTTACAGTGCTGCTCTGGCAATTGCCTCAAGAATTTGGAAAGAGAGATTTTACGATTATGAATTTTCTAAAAAATGTTTAAATGTATCGAAAAAAATTTTTGAACTCAGAGAAAAAATTGAAGATTATAATGATGATGAGAAATATTATAAACAGAACGAGTTCCAATCAAAACTTGCATTAGCAGCAATAGAAATTTTTGAATCATCAAAAGAAAATAAATATCTTGAAACTGCACTTGATTATGGAAGTCAAATAAAAGAAAATAATTGGTGGAGCTGGGGAGATTTTAATGCTTTGGTTTTTTATAAACTTGCGGAGTATGACTCTAACTTCACTTCAAGATTAAAATCTATTTTACAATTCTACAGTAGCTATTCAAATTCAAATTTATTTGGTGAAGCGCATCCTTATAATTGGGGAACTACTCACTCCTTTGTGGGAGTTGTATTGAGTTCTATTTTATTCAAGAAACTTACCGGCTCTGATGAGTTTGACAGTCTTGCAGTCATAAATCGGGATTTTATTTTAGGAAGGAATGCGTGGGGAATGAGTTTTATATACAACATTGGAAAGAATTTTCCGAAAAGAATTCATCATCATATTGCATATTTCAATAAAGGATATCTTCCCGGAGCAATGGTTTCAGGACCCGCGCCTGATTCACTCTTAAAAAAATTCAATTTATTCCCTTCAAAAAACGAATTAACTGATTTTAATTTTTCTGCAATATATTCTGACGAATTTGAAAATTACATCACAAACGAACCCACAATTTCTTCCAATGCAACAGCATTATTTATCTGCGGTTATTACTCAAAATAA
- a CDS encoding sterol desaturase family protein: MPKNFVSNKDETVRMFNNDFLEALSRVHPSVPLIIYVPVVVYVLYLAVAEYSLSFLTILGLFVFGVFVWTVTEYLLHRFVFHFKPKSQLGEKLHFIFHGVHHDYPSDSKRLVMPPSVSIPLAVLFFFLFKYLIGSIYVYPFFAGFLVGYLFYDITHYAIHHFNMHSKFWLEIKNHHMRHHYLDPNKGFGVSTPLWDIIIGTNFRLKKEEQKAN, encoded by the coding sequence ATGCCCAAAAATTTTGTATCCAATAAAGATGAAACAGTTAGAATGTTTAACAATGATTTTCTCGAAGCTTTATCACGAGTTCATCCTTCAGTTCCATTAATTATTTATGTGCCGGTTGTTGTTTATGTTCTTTATCTGGCAGTTGCTGAATATTCTCTTTCATTTCTAACAATACTTGGTCTTTTTGTGTTTGGGGTATTTGTATGGACAGTTACAGAATACTTGTTACACAGATTTGTATTTCACTTCAAACCGAAAAGTCAATTGGGAGAAAAACTTCACTTTATTTTTCACGGAGTTCATCACGATTATCCAAGTGATTCAAAAAGACTGGTGATGCCTCCATCTGTTTCAATTCCTCTTGCAGTTTTGTTTTTCTTCTTGTTCAAGTACCTGATTGGCTCCATTTATGTCTATCCTTTCTTTGCAGGATTTCTTGTTGGTTATTTGTTTTATGATATAACACACTACGCAATTCATCATTTCAATATGCATAGTAAATTCTGGCTCGAAATTAAAAACCATCATATGCGTCATCATTATTTAGATCCGAACAAAGGATTTGGTGTAAGCACACCTTTATGGGATATTATCATTGGAACTAACTTCAGATTAAAAAAGGAAGAGCAAAAAGCCAACTAA
- a CDS encoding sodium-dependent transporter, with protein sequence MANSGEREQWGTRIGLILAVAGNAVGLGNFLRFPVQAAQNGGGAFMIPYFIFFILLGIPLMWIEWGIGRHGGKYRHGSAPGMFDVLWKHKLAKYLGSFGLFISLTILIYYTYIESWTLGFSIFSILGFFSNETVQTMPNFLSSYQGVTESSTFSSIWTAYLLMLFTFCLNFYILYRGIAQGIEKLAKIAMPLLFIFAIILVVRVITLGTPDPSLPDNSVENGFAFIWNPDFNQLGNPIIWLAAAGQIFFTLSVGMGTIHAYASYLKPKDDIALSALTTASTNEFAEVVLGASIAIPVAVAFFGLDMTKAIAQGGAFNLGFVAMPAIFGSAHLPLGEIFGFLWFLLLFFAGITSSVAMGQPIVAFLEDEFGMDRRKAVLTLAAVVLISVQFVVFFLKYGFLDEMDYWAGTFGLVVFALMETILFMWVFGADKAWKEMNDGGDIKIPRIFYYIMKYITPLILAGIMVWWFVQNALPTLLLKNVAPENVPYIWGSRVLMLILLGGIMWLVKKAWNNRKEIF encoded by the coding sequence ATGGCAAATTCTGGTGAAAGAGAACAATGGGGAACAAGAATCGGACTAATACTGGCAGTCGCCGGAAATGCAGTCGGTCTGGGAAACTTTTTAAGATTTCCTGTGCAGGCAGCACAAAACGGCGGTGGGGCATTTATGATTCCCTATTTCATCTTTTTTATTTTGCTTGGAATTCCTTTGATGTGGATTGAATGGGGTATCGGAAGACACGGTGGAAAATACAGACACGGTAGTGCACCTGGAATGTTCGATGTGTTATGGAAACATAAACTTGCTAAATATCTTGGTTCTTTCGGATTATTCATATCACTTACTATTCTTATTTACTACACTTATATAGAATCCTGGACGCTTGGTTTCAGTATCTTCTCCATACTGGGATTTTTTTCCAATGAAACTGTTCAAACAATGCCTAACTTTCTTTCAAGTTATCAAGGTGTAACAGAATCCAGCACATTCTCTTCAATTTGGACAGCGTACTTATTAATGTTATTCACATTCTGCCTTAATTTTTATATTCTCTACAGAGGAATAGCTCAGGGTATAGAAAAATTAGCTAAGATAGCAATGCCGTTACTTTTCATCTTTGCGATAATACTCGTTGTCCGTGTTATTACATTAGGAACTCCTGATCCGTCATTACCTGATAATTCCGTTGAGAATGGATTCGCATTTATTTGGAATCCGGATTTTAATCAATTAGGAAATCCGATTATATGGTTAGCAGCTGCAGGACAAATATTCTTCACATTATCAGTTGGAATGGGAACAATACACGCTTATGCAAGCTACCTTAAGCCGAAAGATGATATTGCACTTTCAGCTTTAACAACAGCTTCTACAAATGAATTTGCAGAAGTAGTTTTAGGAGCTTCTATTGCAATTCCTGTTGCTGTTGCATTCTTCGGATTAGATATGACTAAAGCTATTGCACAAGGTGGTGCTTTTAACTTAGGATTTGTTGCAATGCCAGCAATTTTCGGAAGTGCTCACTTACCTCTTGGTGAGATTTTTGGTTTCCTTTGGTTCTTACTTTTATTTTTTGCAGGAATAACTTCCTCAGTTGCGATGGGTCAGCCGATAGTAGCATTTCTTGAAGATGAATTTGGAATGGATAGAAGAAAAGCAGTTTTAACTCTTGCAGCAGTAGTTTTAATCTCTGTTCAATTTGTTGTATTCTTTTTGAAGTACGGATTTTTAGATGAAATGGATTATTGGGCAGGAACTTTTGGTTTAGTTGTTTTTGCTTTAATGGAAACAATTTTATTTATGTGGGTTTTCGGTGCTGATAAAGCCTGGAAAGAAATGAATGATGGTGGCGATATCAAAATACCAAGAATATTTTATTACATAATGAAATATATAACTCCTCTGATCCTTGCAGGAATTATGGTTTGGTGGTTTGTACAGAATGCTCTTCCAACTTTATTACTTAAAAATGTTGCACCTGAAAATGTGCCTTACATCTGGGGTTCAAGAGTGTTAATGTTAATTCTTCTTGGTGGAATTATGTGGTTAGTTAAAAAAGCCTGGAACAACAGAAAGGAGATTTTCTAA
- the pfp gene encoding diphosphate--fructose-6-phosphate 1-phosphotransferase → MTIAPKKLAILVGGGPAPGINSVIGAATIRAAVEGIEVLGIKDGFQWIMEGDITRVKELTIHNVSRIHFRGGSYIGISRANPTKDKKHLENTVTSLLRLNVDKLITIGGDDTAYSALKVNEMAAGRIKVVHVPKTIDNDLDLPHGIPTFGFQTARHIGVDIVKNLMVDAQTTSRWYFVISMGRKAGHLALGIGKATGATLTLIPEEFTGKEIKLNHIVDILVGAIIKRLSYGRPDGVAIIAEGLVEHLNPADLEDLVTVERDAHDNIRIAEINFGEILKAKVQERLKQFGLKATIVAKNIGYELRCADPIPFDMEYTRDLGFAASQFILSGGSGAMVSIQNGRFVPLYFNEILDPKTGRTKVRMVDPSSESFYIARRYMLRLNQADFDDPHELAKLAATAGISIDEFRNQFYYLIENDLLYKFIREGKIELASQDSNWAYNPPVPSRDAENELNGETMLPNL, encoded by the coding sequence ATGACAATTGCACCAAAAAAATTAGCAATACTTGTTGGCGGTGGTCCTGCACCAGGAATAAATAGTGTTATCGGTGCAGCAACAATTCGTGCAGCAGTTGAAGGTATTGAAGTGCTCGGAATTAAAGATGGCTTCCAGTGGATAATGGAAGGCGATATAACAAGAGTAAAAGAATTAACCATTCACAATGTAAGTCGTATTCACTTCAGAGGTGGGTCTTATATTGGAATTTCCAGAGCAAATCCGACTAAAGATAAAAAACATCTGGAGAACACTGTCACCTCTTTGCTTAGACTTAATGTTGATAAACTTATTACAATTGGCGGTGATGATACTGCTTATAGTGCATTGAAAGTTAATGAAATGGCTGCAGGAAGAATTAAAGTTGTGCATGTTCCAAAAACAATTGATAACGATCTCGATCTTCCTCACGGAATTCCTACTTTTGGTTTTCAGACTGCAAGACATATCGGAGTTGATATTGTAAAAAATCTTATGGTTGATGCTCAAACAACCTCGCGTTGGTATTTCGTTATTTCGATGGGAAGAAAAGCCGGACATCTTGCATTGGGAATTGGTAAAGCAACAGGTGCTACACTAACACTAATTCCCGAAGAATTTACAGGTAAAGAAATAAAACTTAATCATATAGTTGACATTCTTGTTGGTGCGATTATAAAAAGACTAAGTTACGGCAGACCGGATGGTGTTGCAATTATTGCAGAAGGATTGGTTGAACATTTAAACCCTGCTGACCTTGAAGATTTGGTAACTGTTGAAAGAGATGCACACGACAATATCAGAATTGCTGAAATTAATTTCGGTGAAATACTTAAAGCAAAAGTTCAGGAACGATTAAAACAATTCGGATTGAAAGCTACAATCGTTGCAAAGAACATTGGTTATGAATTACGCTGCGCCGATCCAATTCCATTTGATATGGAATATACGAGAGATCTTGGATTTGCTGCTTCTCAGTTTATTCTTAGTGGTGGAAGCGGTGCAATGGTTTCAATTCAGAATGGAAGATTTGTTCCTTTATACTTTAATGAAATTCTCGATCCTAAAACCGGACGCACAAAAGTCAGGATGGTTGATCCTTCATCAGAATCATTCTACATTGCAAGAAGATATATGCTCAGATTAAATCAGGCAGATTTTGATGACCCACATGAATTAGCTAAGCTTGCTGCAACAGCAGGTATTTCTATTGATGAATTTAGAAATCAGTTTTACTATCTGATTGAAAATGATTTACTGTATAAATTTATTCGTGAAGGAAAGATTGAATTAGCATCTCAGGACAGTAATTGGGCATATAATCCACCAGTTCCTTCAAGAGATGCTGAGAATGAATTAAACGGTGAAACAATGTTGCCAAATTTGTAA